Below is a window of Stygiolobus azoricus DNA.
TACAAAAACTTAGAAGAAAAAATAGGTATAGAGCCAAAATTATTGGTAAACGTAAAAATAGAAGATATAATAAGTGCTATAAGAATATGTGGTCTTTCTAACTCTAAGGCTAGGTATATAAGAAACGCAGCTAAGGCATTCCTAGAGCATAAACTCGAGTTTAAGGACTGTGATACTTTTAGAAACTTTTTACTTAGTATAGAGGGAGTTGGCTATAAGACTGCAGATGTTGTATTGGTTACATGCCTTAAGTGCAAAGCGTTCCCGGTTGACACTCACATAAAAAGAGTGATTACTAGGTTGGGAATTTTAGGCAAGTCACCGAGTTATAAAGATATATCTAATTACTTCTTGGGTTTCTTAGAATCAGAGGATCTTCTTAATTTACACCATTTATTAATCTATCACGGTAGAAGAACTTGTAAAGCAAGAAAAC
It encodes the following:
- a CDS encoding endonuclease III domain-containing protein codes for the protein MCTATQIYELLRDAYKSLNEEEFIAYYVCKRSGDIFKTLIATILSQNSTDKSAMIAYKNLEEKIGIEPKLLVNVKIEDIISAIRICGLSNSKARYIRNAAKAFLEHKLEFKDCDTFRNFLLSIEGVGYKTADVVLVTCLKCKAFPVDTHIKRVITRLGILGKSPSYKDISNYFLGFLESEDLLNLHHLLIYHGRRTCKARKPLCDSCVLKNCCEFYTGMAQPSSPQAT